In a genomic window of Chryseobacterium sp. G0162:
- a CDS encoding TonB-dependent siderophore receptor has translation MNKNRFLFPAVLFPAVIWAQSTAQITGKVMNSQKKPVPAVKVILNNGESETYTDDNGFYRFTNMPSGNYVLKVDDPEVLKTYSFTLKESDSITHDFIQTTDTYQIVAVNVTANRKTIPSSTLRLGENLLVTPQNIQVIDQRLLNDQQILTTAEGLSRNVSGVRTITHQEEGSVGIAVRGFSASNLRNGMDVSGSFGPLREDMSFVDRVEFVKGPAGFMMGNTQPGGFYNIVTKKPVGREKGNVQLTLGSFNLYRASTDVEKKLSKDGKFWGRLNLMGTKSGSFQQYVEHEQYVINPSFKYIASENTNITLEYILSQNNFQGGFAKYAYGIDGFKDVKRSFSFSDPIIDPTRSWEHNVYGTINHNFNDNWMITGQFGYIRSQMQGESLYASYNTIALADDPVKGRKKGDVDRGISINDALNTSTIGQVFTRGKFETGNISHNILAGIDMGKKSYVADWSVLPQKVGPVFNIYNPVYGHLKKSDIPEYDRSRSLRERGANYLTDYSYTSFHLQDEARFLEDKLRIAAGFRYTSTVKTSAADKGAEVKNTAVTPRFSITGLLTQTFTVYGLYDETFQEQTGKLLNGSTADPSYGKNTEFGVKKTWFNGQLMTNLTFYHLTKTNMLTAAGIEYPGLFEQSGKSVSKGIEFDLNGNISKNWSILFNYAYTDAKVTEDNDPKKIGGMLYGTAKHITNAWLKYTIAEGGLEGLGFSFGYEYQAKRAAWPVVLDHPYLPDDYFTLDVGVSYKRDHYQLSFLVNNLTDRYNYVGFYPGAWGYTHYGWRASNPINFRLNLSYNF, from the coding sequence ATGAATAAGAACAGATTCCTTTTTCCTGCAGTGCTTTTTCCTGCAGTGATCTGGGCACAAAGTACAGCACAGATTACAGGAAAGGTAATGAATTCCCAAAAGAAACCGGTTCCGGCTGTAAAAGTTATTCTTAATAACGGAGAATCAGAAACTTATACTGATGATAACGGTTTTTATCGTTTTACTAATATGCCCTCAGGAAATTATGTACTTAAAGTGGATGATCCTGAGGTTCTTAAAACTTATTCTTTTACATTAAAGGAAAGTGACAGTATTACTCATGATTTTATACAAACAACAGATACTTACCAGATTGTTGCTGTAAACGTTACTGCAAACCGTAAAACAATTCCTTCTTCTACTTTAAGATTAGGAGAGAATCTTTTGGTAACTCCTCAGAATATTCAGGTGATAGATCAGCGTCTACTGAACGATCAGCAAATTCTTACAACAGCTGAAGGGCTTAGCCGAAATGTAAGTGGAGTACGTACGATTACGCATCAGGAGGAAGGAAGTGTGGGAATTGCCGTACGTGGATTCTCTGCTTCTAATCTTAGAAACGGAATGGATGTAAGTGGAAGCTTTGGTCCTCTTCGTGAAGATATGTCGTTTGTAGATCGTGTAGAGTTTGTAAAAGGCCCTGCCGGATTTATGATGGGGAATACACAGCCCGGAGGTTTCTATAATATTGTTACCAAAAAGCCAGTGGGGAGAGAAAAAGGAAATGTTCAGCTTACTTTAGGCAGTTTTAATCTGTACCGGGCATCTACAGATGTTGAGAAAAAATTAAGTAAAGATGGAAAGTTCTGGGGAAGACTTAATTTGATGGGGACAAAATCAGGATCTTTTCAGCAATATGTAGAGCATGAACAATACGTAATCAACCCATCTTTCAAATATATTGCATCAGAGAACACCAATATTACATTGGAATATATTCTTTCGCAGAATAACTTTCAGGGAGGGTTTGCTAAATATGCCTATGGTATTGATGGGTTTAAAGACGTAAAAAGATCATTCAGTTTTTCTGATCCCATTATAGATCCAACCCGTTCATGGGAACATAATGTGTATGGAACCATAAATCATAATTTTAATGATAACTGGATGATTACCGGTCAGTTTGGGTACATACGGTCCCAGATGCAGGGAGAATCATTGTATGCTAGCTATAATACGATTGCATTGGCGGACGATCCTGTGAAGGGAAGAAAAAAAGGAGATGTAGATCGAGGAATCAGTATTAATGATGCTTTGAATACATCAACAATAGGTCAGGTATTTACGAGAGGAAAATTTGAGACTGGAAATATCAGTCATAATATTCTTGCGGGAATAGATATGGGAAAAAAATCTTATGTGGCCGATTGGTCAGTGCTTCCACAAAAGGTAGGTCCTGTATTTAATATTTATAATCCTGTCTATGGCCATTTGAAAAAATCCGATATTCCGGAATATGATCGTTCAAGATCTCTTAGAGAACGGGGTGCTAATTATCTTACGGATTATTCTTATACTTCATTTCATCTACAGGATGAAGCCCGTTTTCTGGAAGATAAATTAAGAATAGCAGCAGGCTTCCGCTATACTTCAACGGTAAAAACAAGTGCGGCGGATAAAGGAGCGGAAGTTAAAAATACGGCGGTAACTCCAAGGTTCAGTATTACCGGATTACTGACTCAGACATTCACTGTGTACGGATTGTATGATGAAACTTTTCAGGAACAGACCGGAAAACTTCTTAATGGAAGTACAGCAGATCCTTCGTATGGAAAGAATACAGAATTTGGAGTAAAGAAAACATGGTTCAATGGACAACTGATGACTAATCTTACTTTTTATCATCTTACCAAAACCAATATGCTGACTGCCGCCGGAATTGAATATCCGGGTCTCTTTGAACAATCTGGGAAAAGCGTCTCAAAAGGAATTGAGTTTGATCTGAATGGAAATATCAGTAAAAACTGGAGTATTCTTTTTAATTATGCCTACACAGATGCAAAAGTAACAGAAGATAATGATCCTAAAAAAATTGGGGGAATGCTCTATGGAACAGCAAAACATATCACCAATGCCTGGCTAAAATATACGATTGCAGAAGGAGGTCTGGAAGGGCTTGGTTTTTCCTTTGGGTATGAATATCAAGCTAAAAGAGCGGCGTGGCCGGTGGTTTTAGATCATCCTTATCTTCCTGATGATTATTTCACTTTGGATGTTGGAGTTTCTTATAAACGGGATCATTACCAACTGTCATTCCTTGTGAATAACTTAACCGACCGTTATAATTATGTAGGATTTTATCCCGGTGCCTGGGGGTATACTCACTATGGATGGCGAGCATCAAATCCGATCAATTTCAGACTCAACCTTTCATATAATTTCTAA
- a CDS encoding PepSY-associated TM helix domain-containing protein, translated as MNSGKPKKKNNRSLFYRISAWLHLWLGLISGGIIVVICLTGITWSFRDEIKDWLDPELKIESVPGKDLANPADLYAKAKALYPEQEISFVWRPTGKAAMIGFGKRNPGFILHLNPYTGEVIRKPSFKQEFDFFEWTLKGHRFLWLPSEIGRPVINYSTLIFFITLVSGLVLWWPKKWTKAMRKQSFSVKWDAKIKRLNYDLHNVFGFYTLIILLVISMTGMYYGLPWFNKFLYFTTSLGKTTTERQEIKNISSYQPEKLPQSLHIAWKDASGKADAMGYYLSVPEDSTGVIGIYLYPSHRQFYDLQSFSYDRNTGSRLTNTSAYAAPFDKADFATKVQKLNYDLHVGSALGGIWGRVLYFFITVIGASLPITGFLVWWFKRKKKGKP; from the coding sequence ATGAATTCCGGAAAACCTAAAAAGAAAAACAACAGAAGCCTTTTTTATAGAATATCGGCCTGGCTGCATTTGTGGCTAGGTCTTATTTCCGGGGGTATTATTGTGGTGATCTGTCTCACCGGGATCACCTGGTCTTTTCGTGATGAAATCAAAGACTGGCTGGATCCTGAATTAAAAATTGAGTCTGTTCCGGGAAAAGACTTGGCTAATCCAGCTGATCTTTACGCAAAAGCAAAGGCTTTATATCCTGAACAGGAGATCTCCTTTGTATGGCGCCCTACAGGCAAGGCTGCAATGATAGGTTTCGGAAAAAGAAATCCGGGATTTATTCTGCATCTGAATCCCTACACAGGTGAAGTGATTCGCAAACCCTCATTTAAACAAGAGTTTGATTTTTTTGAATGGACATTAAAAGGACATCGGTTCTTATGGCTGCCATCAGAAATCGGCAGGCCTGTAATCAATTATTCTACCTTAATTTTCTTCATTACTTTAGTCTCAGGACTGGTTTTGTGGTGGCCTAAAAAATGGACAAAAGCCATGAGAAAACAGAGTTTTTCAGTAAAATGGGATGCGAAAATCAAAAGGCTTAATTATGACCTGCACAATGTCTTTGGCTTCTATACCCTGATTATCCTTTTGGTTATTTCGATGACCGGAATGTATTATGGACTTCCCTGGTTCAATAAATTCCTATATTTCACAACTTCTCTTGGTAAAACGACTACCGAACGACAGGAAATTAAAAATATTTCTTCTTACCAACCGGAAAAATTACCTCAGTCATTGCATATAGCCTGGAAAGATGCTTCAGGGAAGGCAGATGCGATGGGGTATTATCTGTCTGTTCCGGAAGATTCTACCGGAGTTATTGGGATCTATTTGTACCCTTCACACCGCCAGTTTTATGATCTTCAAAGCTTTAGTTATGATAGGAATACAGGCAGCCGTTTGACCAATACGTCAGCATATGCCGCTCCTTTTGATAAGGCTGATTTTGCAACCAAAGTACAGAAGCTTAATTATGATTTGCATGTGGGGTCAGCTCTTGGAGGTATATGGGGAAGGGTATTATACTTCTTTATTACGGTGATAGGAGCCTCACTTCCTATTACCGGGTTTCTGGTATGGTGGTTTAAGAGAAAGAAGAAAGGTAAACCGTAG
- a CDS encoding helix-turn-helix domain-containing protein — protein sequence MSFFGTNIKKIRQVKGLSQKAFADLFDLNRGVISSYEEGRAEPKIETILKVASHFNLDLDKLLTETLQVNQLASVSDIDQLMLFPELAISERKEAANSGKHNTEKSSIVQKILASVDLVFEFTTEKPLISPYHYGDILFLNKADAKKDSVSQLLEYTEGQLHYASPQINKDLYKIVGHVSLAEKNIFTEIFERLERLERKR from the coding sequence ATGAGCTTCTTTGGAACTAATATTAAGAAAATAAGACAGGTTAAAGGACTGAGTCAAAAGGCTTTTGCTGATTTATTTGACTTAAACAGAGGAGTAATCAGTTCTTATGAAGAAGGACGTGCTGAACCGAAGATTGAAACCATACTAAAAGTTGCGAGTCATTTTAATCTTGATCTTGATAAATTACTTACTGAAACCCTACAGGTAAACCAATTAGCGAGTGTTTCAGACATTGATCAATTGATGCTTTTTCCCGAACTTGCCATCAGTGAAAGAAAAGAAGCAGCAAATTCAGGAAAGCATAATACTGAAAAAAGCTCTATTGTGCAAAAAATATTAGCATCTGTAGATCTGGTATTTGAATTTACTACAGAAAAGCCCTTGATCTCTCCTTATCATTATGGAGATATTTTATTTTTGAATAAAGCTGATGCTAAGAAGGATTCTGTTTCCCAGTTATTGGAATACACTGAAGGTCAATTGCATTACGCATCACCCCAAATCAATAAAGATCTTTATAAAATTGTAGGGCATGTTTCCCTTGCAGAAAAGAATATTTTTACAGAGATTTTTGAAAGGCTGGAAAGGCTGGAAAGAAAAAGATAA
- a CDS encoding YbjN domain-containing protein yields the protein MKNQIFRTVKEWLLDYEFTITLEDEAQRILIIEKESNGIKNMILIISDSILIMEQFLFEIKNPTEQTFRRLLQKNRDIVHGAFVLDSTGKRVIFRDTLPTDHMAQNEVMASINSLGILVGEFTNEMLEMSK from the coding sequence ATGAAAAATCAAATATTTAGAACGGTCAAAGAGTGGTTGTTAGATTATGAGTTTACCATCACCCTGGAAGATGAGGCTCAGAGAATCTTAATCATTGAAAAAGAATCCAACGGGATCAAAAATATGATTCTTATTATATCAGATTCTATCCTTATTATGGAACAGTTTCTTTTCGAAATAAAAAATCCTACAGAACAAACCTTTAGAAGACTGCTTCAGAAAAACAGGGATATCGTGCATGGAGCTTTTGTTTTAGACAGTACCGGAAAACGGGTAATTTTCAGGGATACCCTTCCTACAGATCATATGGCTCAGAACGAAGTGATGGCTTCCATCAATTCACTGGGAATTCTGGTAGGCGAGTTTACCAACGAGATGCTTGAAATGAGTAAGTAA
- a CDS encoding PspA/IM30 family protein: MNIFKRLLTIGKAEVHSVIDSFEDPINLTEQGIREMKEELGRSIESLAQLKALSIRKKNEAEAEEQISKDYYNKAIVIVQKAEKGDVESSEADRLAKKALKRQVSSKENADQLHKEHEKLHTECEKMQAAINHLKSSIAKWENELKTLKARVQVSEATKDINQKMTQMDTGSTVSMLEKLKERVVQQETLAEAYSDISKSGKTIDEEIEAMVNNKDTEAEEALNRLKETLKKG; encoded by the coding sequence ATGAACATTTTCAAAAGATTATTAACAATAGGAAAAGCAGAGGTCCATTCTGTGATCGATAGCTTTGAAGATCCTATCAACTTAACGGAACAGGGAATCCGTGAAATGAAGGAAGAATTGGGGAGAAGTATCGAATCCCTTGCACAGCTAAAAGCGCTTTCCATTCGTAAGAAAAATGAAGCGGAAGCCGAAGAACAAATCTCCAAAGATTATTACAACAAAGCCATAGTGATTGTTCAGAAAGCTGAAAAAGGAGATGTAGAATCTTCAGAAGCAGATCGCCTTGCCAAAAAAGCCTTAAAAAGACAGGTTTCGTCTAAGGAAAATGCAGATCAGCTGCATAAAGAACATGAAAAGCTTCACACTGAATGTGAAAAGATGCAGGCTGCCATCAATCATCTGAAATCCAGTATTGCCAAATGGGAAAATGAATTAAAAACCCTTAAAGCAAGAGTTCAGGTAAGCGAAGCCACGAAAGATATTAATCAGAAAATGACCCAGATGGATACAGGAAGTACTGTAAGCATGCTGGAAAAGCTGAAAGAAAGAGTGGTACAGCAGGAAACGCTGGCAGAAGCCTATTCTGATATTTCAAAATCGGGAAAGACGATTGATGAAGAGATTGAGGCTATGGTAAACAATAAAGATACCGAAGCTGAGGAAGCTTTGAACAGATTAAAGGAAACACTTAAAAAAGGCTAA
- a CDS encoding SPFH domain-containing protein codes for MNLPLIAGIIMVAVASIGLIFWILSMYKKTVQGIVILRTGYGGTKVFFNAGIVIPVIHRMESMDISVKKLEISREGRAGLICKDNMRADIQVAFFIRVNKSVDDIVNVGQTIGCQRASDAQTLRELFEAKFSEALKTVGKKFDFTELYEARSEFRQEILDIIGTDLNGYVLDDCAIDYLEQTSIDKLDKDNILDSEGIKKITELTATQNIKANQVRRDEEKTITKQNVEAREAILELEKQLAEKQESQKREVANIKARENAEILKVEEEERLRYETVRIATEEKLQIAEENKLRQVVIAAKNKERADLVETERVLKDKALEATERERIVSLAQIEKEKAIELEKKSIQDAIRERLTMEKTVVEEQQGIKDLEAFKTAERNKQVEITVATQEAEKKLIEETRAAESRRLSAEKDAQKYVIEAQAKRDAAEKEAEARKIIADAKAKEEATVGLSEAQVMHAKADAAERQGVAEAVVIEKKADAAKKEGIAQAEVIKEKALAEAAGINEKAEAMKKLNDAGKDHEEFRLKLNKEKEVELAEIAIQKEIAEAQALVLAEAFKTAKIDIVGGDNTFFDNVIRQVSAGKGLDKFVSHSENAQMVRENLLGDGENIIGKVMGMVDKYKISSDDIKNMSIASLIFKLNSVANHQEKGILERALDMARHMGVEHKPVNNNHV; via the coding sequence ATGAACTTACCATTAATTGCTGGAATTATCATGGTTGCGGTAGCATCAATCGGATTGATTTTCTGGATTTTATCCATGTATAAAAAAACTGTTCAGGGAATTGTTATTTTAAGAACAGGTTATGGTGGCACAAAGGTTTTCTTTAACGCAGGAATCGTAATTCCTGTCATCCACCGTATGGAATCTATGGATATTTCTGTGAAAAAACTGGAGATATCAAGAGAAGGAAGAGCCGGATTGATCTGTAAAGATAATATGAGAGCTGATATTCAGGTAGCATTCTTTATTCGTGTGAACAAATCAGTAGATGATATTGTTAATGTAGGGCAAACAATTGGCTGCCAGAGAGCATCTGATGCGCAGACGTTAAGAGAGCTTTTTGAAGCCAAATTCTCGGAAGCCTTAAAAACAGTAGGAAAGAAATTTGATTTCACCGAATTATACGAAGCAAGAAGTGAATTCCGTCAGGAAATCCTTGACATTATCGGAACAGACCTGAATGGATATGTCTTGGACGATTGTGCCATCGATTATCTTGAACAAACTTCTATTGATAAGCTAGATAAAGATAATATCCTGGACTCAGAAGGAATAAAAAAAATCACTGAATTAACTGCAACACAGAATATTAAAGCTAATCAGGTTCGCCGTGATGAAGAAAAAACCATTACAAAGCAGAATGTAGAAGCTCGTGAGGCAATTCTGGAACTGGAAAAACAGTTGGCAGAAAAACAGGAATCCCAGAAAAGGGAAGTGGCCAATATTAAAGCCCGTGAAAATGCCGAAATCTTAAAAGTAGAAGAAGAAGAACGTCTGAGATATGAAACCGTTCGCATTGCAACGGAAGAGAAATTACAGATTGCAGAAGAAAATAAACTTCGTCAGGTGGTGATTGCTGCTAAAAATAAAGAACGTGCAGATCTGGTAGAAACAGAAAGAGTATTAAAAGACAAAGCTTTAGAAGCAACAGAAAGAGAAAGAATTGTTTCTCTTGCACAGATTGAAAAAGAGAAGGCAATAGAACTGGAAAAGAAAAGTATTCAGGATGCCATCCGTGAGCGTCTGACCATGGAAAAAACAGTGGTGGAAGAACAGCAGGGAATCAAAGATCTGGAAGCATTCAAAACTGCAGAAAGAAACAAACAGGTTGAAATTACGGTAGCTACTCAGGAAGCGGAGAAAAAACTGATTGAAGAAACAAGAGCTGCAGAATCAAGAAGATTATCGGCCGAAAAGGATGCACAGAAATACGTGATTGAAGCTCAGGCAAAAAGAGATGCAGCTGAAAAAGAAGCAGAAGCTCGCAAGATTATTGCAGATGCAAAAGCGAAAGAAGAAGCTACAGTAGGTTTATCTGAAGCTCAGGTAATGCATGCTAAAGCAGACGCAGCAGAAAGACAAGGTGTGGCTGAAGCTGTTGTCATTGAGAAAAAAGCAGATGCAGCCAAAAAAGAAGGTATTGCACAGGCAGAAGTGATTAAAGAAAAAGCATTGGCAGAAGCTGCAGGAATCAATGAAAAAGCAGAAGCCATGAAGAAGCTGAATGATGCAGGAAAAGATCACGAAGAATTCCGTCTGAAACTGAATAAAGAAAAAGAAGTGGAACTGGCTGAAATTGCTATTCAGAAAGAGATTGCAGAAGCTCAGGCCCTGGTATTGGCAGAAGCTTTTAAAACGGCTAAGATTGATATCGTAGGAGGTGACAACACTTTCTTTGATAATGTAATTCGTCAGGTTTCAGCAGGAAAAGGACTGGATAAATTTGTCAGCCATAGCGAAAATGCACAGATGGTGAGAGAAAATTTGCTGGGAGATGGGGAAAATATCATTGGCAAGGTAATGGGAATGGTAGATAAATACAAAATTTCATCAGACGATATCAAGAACATGAGTATTGCATCCCTGATCTTTAAGTTAAACAGCGTAGCGAATCACCAGGAAAAAGGAATTCTGGAAAGAGCTCTTGATATGGCCAGACATATGGGGGTAGAACATAAACCGGTAAACAATAACCATGTTTAA